The genome window ACGAGCAAAATCAGTTCACCGCGAAAGGTGCTTACACACGTTCAAGGAAATCACATCTGCAAACATAGATGCACGATAGGTGCATGCGGACGAGATCACGTGGACGCGAACACTATGAATCATTTACGTCTTTCGCAACACGCCGTCGAAAAGACCGTAGGCACTGTGTTTCCAAGAACCCGACTATCCTCGGGATGTTCCACTCATTATCGTTCCCACCATATTCCGCACGCGTACTTGCAATTTTCTGAACTATGCCTAATTTCCGATCGAAATTAACGTCTTGATCGATACCAATCGAAGCGTCTTACTTTTCAATTCGATTTTTCATTACTAAATACTTTGATGCCGAGTTACGATATCGTAACGATCATCGTAATCATAACAAGTTTTGTTTCCCAGATTATCATCGAGACAAAGTATTCTTTTTGTGTCGTTCAATCATATTGTACAGTCTTCGAGAATAATTCCTTCGCGTCACTTGTAATTATTCGATATATAATAGTCTCTGTTGaaagatcaacatttcagagattTCGGCGCATTAAAACGCTTTCAAAATTTCGGGGCAACAGTTTGGTAGTAATTTAGTGTCAGTTCACACAATTTTGTTAACGTGTAAGTATTTCTGTCCATTttgctcttttttttttactatgaTCGAGCATAGCTAATCGTTGTTTCCAAGAAGCGCGAAAAGATTTCTATAATAGGCTGAAGTTCTTCTtgtaaaagaaaattataaaccaagaatttatttttacttcatTCACTTCGTGTAATTACATAGAACTGTAATATAGTTGTGAACGTAGTTATGTCAAGAACTTGCTTAAACGATTCCATAAACAGACACCACGTCATCTTCGTGGATTAAACAAGGATAAGAGATAACACCTCCAAATGTATTCCTAACACATTtgtaagctggttcctataaatatttctcaacacacgtaaaatgaaatatttcgaaGATAGTACCGTACAATATTATtaacataaaaaatattttctggaaTAGTGTTGTTTAGGTATTTAACGTAGAAACGTTAAATCAAATTGCACGCATGACATGTTTTGTAAATTGTTTATTACGAAAGAACATGAAATCTACAAGAAAATGTAACGGTATTTTGTATacgtacatatacataaattatATGCCGTTAAATTTGTTATATTTCAACTTATTTTTATATCGATTAGTTATATGCAGTTTCGTAATTATCGTTTCATGTGGTCTGTAAATGAAATATCaaaaagtaaaatatataaatcaaTTCTAATAACGCTATACACATCGATTACAAGATACGATCGAGTTTAGATTTTAAATTGTTAGACGCCTCATTCAAAGATATACAAAATTTAACTAATTTATTTctattcttattttttattttcatccgATGCAATTTGCGATGCGAGATTTGCAAATTTCGCCAGATAATCTACGCTATTTTCTCCCATCAGACACTGCATATGCGATATAACCTGAAATGTTGATATAATGTTATAAATATAGGGAAATATTAATTCAATGTTCAATGCGTTTCTAGTATTTACATCGGACGATGGTCGAATATCTTCTATATGCTCTACATTTTGGCTTCTTTGTGAAATTTTCATGGGAGAATCAAGTTGGCCCAAAAAACTACTTAACGAAAAGTCAGCTACCTGCAATACAATCTCCGCATTAGCAAACGTAGTATAACTTACACATTGCTTAAAAATCGCAAATTATAGAATTAAAAACTGACTTCGCTGTTTAACCATTGATGATCACCCTCTTTTAGAATTTGTGTAGCGCTAGTTATGATCGAATTCGTAGGCTTCGAATCTCTCGCCACTTCAAGTTCAACTAAAAAGTTTTTCTCTTGTGGTTCGCTTACGTTTATCGTCGGTGGTTTATCGTGTTGTTGATCATTATTATTGAAAGGAGAATCATTTGGTTTACTTGTCTCTTGAGAATTAGGTGTTAAACCTTCTGGTGAACTACTTGATGCAGATATTACTGGCAACATCCTTTGTACAACGAGACTTTTTTGCCTTACAGTCCTACCTCGTTTACAGAAGCGCGTCTTGAACTTCTATATATCATAAAATACGGTAACATTATTCATAAATGTATTTCAGTCAATAAACGTGAATACAGACATAAATACTTACGTCTAACTGTGTTTTAAAAGCATCTGACGTACCAATTTTATGATAAGTTTGTGGAATAAGCGGTCTTCTAAAGGTGGATTCCTTTGTTGAAAGCATACGAGATGAAATTACAGTTTCGTTACTTGCAGAACTATTATCGTACACCTAAATATCAGCAACGATTAGTACACTTGAAAGGACAGAGTATTTATTACAGTATGTAACATTCTCTTACTTTGCTCGTCCCGTAACTGTGTTTTGCTATCGACAATAACTTTTGCAGAGTTGAACATAAATTATCGTCGCGTAAACTGACTGATGTAGCCTCTCCAGCATTTTGTCCTCGTGAACTCCAATCCCACCAATACTCTAGAGTAATCTTAGATTCgcgaccaaactagaaaattcaaagaattagaaattacacatttttaaaGCTAATGTAATTTGAAGAAAGTTATATACCATCAAAAAGAGATCTCCTACAGTGATAGTGTTCGCTTCTTCAACGTTCCATCCTTTTCGAATTCTTTCGATCGTTTCCCTTCCTGGGAACTTATTAGGTTCCGTTTGTTGTTGTTCAACCGTTAACTTTTCTGAAATGTTAGGAAGCGACGATTTCTCTGAAACATTACTGCCAGGCTCTATTACATCCACATCACTGTTATTATCTGGCAAGGTACAATTATCCTCCAATTGATTTGCAGATTTCTTGTCTATCTTTGTTTTCTTAATTCCCTTCTTCCCAACACCTTTTAAACATTGCACCGATCCTAACAAATCCATCCTAGAACTTTTCAGTCCCAGACGTTTTTCGTAGGAATTTAAACTAACGCTGTTACTAGTAAGATATTCTCCAAGATTTACCATTGGTAAAGTAATTTTGGATCCGTCTGGAGGTGCCACTCGTAACAATCGAATATTCTTCATTTCATTGATGATAGTATTCTCTATATTAGGAGCCTACATTATGCGTATAGGATCTTTCTTCGTACTTTCTTATTGTAAAACGTATAATAAGAAACCTTAACATCAATGGTGTACTTTGAAGCAAGGATACTGTATTATATTTTGCAGGCCTCCATCTTTgttgcaaaaatattaataaactagACAAACGTCTCTGTATAGGTAATAAGGTGCGTACTCTTGGATTCATTGCAGATACTTGTACTTGCCACCATGCCATATTGTTACGAGGTCTCAATTCAATTGTTATTCGAGGTGGTAATTTGATTTCTTCCTGCCAATctatgtaaatataaaaatgttaaatatgTTACTAATTTTCTACAATAGGttacattttatttaatatattaagCATACCTTCTAATTGATTCAGCTTTCTCAGTGCTCTACATATAGGTGTTTTAATTCTCATAGTTTTTCCTCTAAGCCTGACTTGCGTAGATCCCCAATAAATTAATTCGTTTaattttaaatgtattttttcatgtattcgTGGTAGTTTTCTTCTGAGTTCACCATAATTAATTAGACCATATAATTCCTGAGAAGTCTTCTTCACATctgcaaaataaaatatttattttattgttgATTCATAAAAGTAAATCAGTAATGTTTTACAATAATTACCTTCTGAAAACTTCaagtgttttgaaattt of Colletes latitarsis isolate SP2378_abdomen chromosome 3, iyColLati1, whole genome shotgun sequence contains these proteins:
- the Crm gene encoding cramped chromatin regulator isoform X2, with amino-acid sequence MENNSKNEDNDNQGTSTVIKKEETSTMSQAVQSCSDTKAPIDSKNTQVRVVRGNKKVKLDVGDSSNSEKRDSKDEENNTEIKVKSIKRSCELWSMEDKNAFFKALNESGKDFDALQSYFLCQGKKKGLPDVMIKNKEQIRHFYYRTWLKISKHLKFSEDVKKTSQELYGLINYGELRRKLPRIHEKIHLKLNELIYWGSTQVRLRGKTMRIKTPICRALRKLNQLEDWQEEIKLPPRITIELRPRNNMAWWQVQVSAMNPRVRTLLPIQRRLSSLLIFLQQRWRPAKYNTAPNIENTIINEMKNIRLLRVAPPDGSKITLPMVNLGEYLTSNSVSLNSYEKRLGLKSSRMDLLGSVQCLKGVGKKGIKKTKIDKKSANQLEDNCTLPDNNSDVDVIEPGSNVSEKSSLPNISEKLTVEQQQTEPNKFPGRETIERIRKGWNVEEANTITVGDLFLMFGRESKITLEYWWDWSSRGQNAGEATSVSLRDDNLCSTLQKLLSIAKHSYGTSKVYDNSSASNETVISSRMLSTKESTFRRPLIPQTYHKIGTSDAFKTQLDKFKTRFCKRGRTVRQKSLVVQRMLPVISASSSSPEGLTPNSQETSKPNDSPFNNNDQQHDKPPTINVSEPQEKNFLVELEVARDSKPTNSIITSATQILKEGDHQWLNSEVADFSLSSFLGQLDSPMKISQRSQNVEHIEDIRPSSDVISHMQCLMGENSVDYLAKFANLASQIASDENKK
- the Crm gene encoding cramped chromatin regulator isoform X1; amino-acid sequence: MENNSKNEDNDNQGTSTVIKKEETSTMSQAVQSCSDTKAPIDSKNTQVRVVRGNKKVKLDVGDSSNSEKRDSKDEENNTEIKVKSIKRSCELWSMEDKNAFFKALNESGKDFDALQSYFLCQGKKKGLPDVMIKNKEQIRHFYYRTWLKISKHLKFSEDVKKTSQELYGLINYGELRRKLPRIHEKIHLKLNELIYWGSTQVRLRGKTMRIKTPICRALRKLNQLEDWQEEIKLPPRITIELRPRNNMAWWQVQVSAMNPRVRTLLPIQRRLSSLLIFLQQRWRPAKYNTAPNIENTIINEMKNIRLLRVAPPDGSKITLPMVNLGEYLTSNSVSLNSYEKRLGLKSSRMDLLGSVQCLKGVGKKGIKKTKIDKKSANQLEDNCTLPDNNSDVDVIEPGSNVSEKSSLPNISEKLTVEQQQTEPNKFPGRETIERIRKGWNVEEANTITVGDLFLMFGRESKITLEYWWDWSSRGQNAGEATSVSLRDDNLCSTLQKLLSIAKHSYGTSKVYDNSSASNETVISSRMLSTKESTFRRPLIPQTYHKIGTSDAFKTQLDKFKTRFCKRGRTVRQKSLVVQRMLPVISASSSSPEGLTPNSQETSKPNDSPFNNNDQQHDKPPTINVSEPQEKNFLVELEVARDSKPTNSIITSATQILKEGDHQWLNSEVADFSLSSFLGQLDSPMKISQRSQNVEHIEDIRPSSDVNTRNALNIELIFPYIYNIISTFQVISHMQCLMGENSVDYLAKFANLASQIASDENKK